The genomic stretch accgcgaggctgctgacgtaaactggaatcccaagcatcaagcaggcggtgaagctgcgctatctcatgcgcagagaagggcgcgactggagaggtcgacgtactATCAGGTGCCaacgaggagctatcacccacacgcacagagaccaccaaagggggcgatggagagcaacacgccgatgaagaaagagtcggcaaagcgcggtcataaccacgtgaaggggccgcgaaagtcgatgtaaagCGGCAGAccgacatagacgaagtcggcgaagcgcgggcagagccgcgtgaagaggccgcgaaagtcgatgtagagcggcaggccgacatagaggaagtcggcgaagcgcgggcagagccgcgtgaagaggccgcaaaagtcgatgtagagcggcatgccaatatagacgaagtcggcgaagcgcgggcagagccgcgtgaagaggctgcaaaagtcgatgtagagcggcaggccgagagagacaaaatcgGCGAAGCACGGCCAGAGCCGtgggaagaggccgcgaaagtcggtatagagcggcgagccgacgtagacggagtcggtgaagtacgggcagagccgcgtgaagaggccgcaaacggcgacgaagaatagcTAGCAAGTAGGACAAATACCGAGTACCGAAGGTGGGCCCAAAGAAGGAGCGGGATCAGCGGAagtcatagttttttttttgcttttttttttttgcttcatacGGAAGTCACCTGCAGGAGAGCAGGGAGATCGATCTCAGAGGAGAGCAGGGAGATCGATCGGGGGTAGATTGAGCGGATGGAGGAGTTGAACCCGCAGCTTCACGTTGGTCTGCGTACAGATGCACACCACGAGGAGGAGTTGAACCCGGGACACAGCAGCTTCACGTTGGTCTGCGTACAAATGCACACCACGAGCGATTGGCACACGCCCACGCGCGGGACGTGCGGCCGGAGAGCAGGATGGGCAGGTGGCCGGGCGGCCGGCAGCGGGAGGCGACCGGAGGAGGGGCGACGGCCGGCGGGGCAGGTGGCCGGGCGgccggcagcgggaggcggccgGAGGAGGGGCCGTATGGCCGGAGAGCAGGAGAGGCGGGCCAGAAGGGAGAAGATCGGGCAGGGAGCAGCCAGGACGGAGAAGATCGGGCAGGGAGCAGCGCGGCCACGGAGAAGATCGGGCAGCGCGGCCGGAACACGTACTAGACTAGAGGGATCAattattttgctctgataccatgttagaggaATATacgtgttgtattaccagggggccaaaggccataaTATATAGTATATGTACAGACGCAAATAtgcggaagccccctaacatatggagaaactacaatatacagatatatactctaacatcCACCAGCAGTTTCGATAGCGATTTAGGGCCAGCGTTGTTTTTGAGCTTACACCGGCATGCTCAATAAAGCGCTGACGCGTTGTCGAGCCCAATAAAAGTACCGGCAACCCCATGCCGACTCCTTCGCAAAGGGCGCGGATCAGACGCGCCAGCACCTCACGCCACGACTGTTTTTgcgcgggggggggggcttcGCAGTGACAGGAGGCGCTGGGTCGCATTAAAAACGACGCGTACTGGACGGTCGTCATCAATTGCATTGTGCGGGAACCGAGGCGGTGACGAGGACGGTGGTGGCGATGAGAAGGCGACTGGCCACGCAGCGTCCTTCAATGCACGTtccccacgcgccttcaatgcaCGTTCGCCGTCGCCCTTAAAACCCCACCAACGCGTTGCTCTTCTCCCCCgccgtccaaccctagccgccgacaCCACTCTCTCAAACGCCGTGTGACACACCCACCACCACGCCAACACCTTGTGATGGCGCACAATGCCGAGGCCGGTGGCAGCGGTGGCGGCGTGCTCCGGTTTTTGCAGCTAAGCTACAATGAGGCCAACATTCTCTACTAGCAGAGCATCCCGATGTCGTTGCATTTCAAGCTGCTGCAAGGGTGGCACCTCTCCTACGACGTGCCGCCGCCTGGACCGGAGACACACGCCCTCATCACCGAGCGGCGTGCGCACATGACGCCGACCGAGCGAAGCCGGCCGGCCAACGTGCAGAACAGCCTAGCGTGGCCGCGGCGTTTCCAAGGCGAGCGCGACGTTGAGCTCGCGCGCTCGGTCGGCCGTGATGCCGGCCGCTTGAACCGTATTGGCCGGCGGGCCTAGTGGCAAGGGAGTGATGCTGGTGGAGTATGGCTACCAGCCGTGCATCCATGACGTCGACCCCATGCGCGTAAGGGCCATTCACGCTCGGTCGGCCGCGATGCTGGCCGCTTTAACCGCATTGGCCGGCGGGCCTGGTGGCAAGGACGCGATGATGGCGGAGTACGGCTACCGGTTGTGCATCGACCCCACGCGCGCAGCCCTCTTCTACCTGTAGGCGCAAAGCATGGTGTCGGAGGCGTCGCCGTTACGGAGGCCACCGGTTTTTTTAATGTTTTTCATACATTATTTTTTTAGGGCTGCCGTATGGGGCCGTCGGTGTGGAAACATCATCCCCAAATGAAGGATGCTATGTCGGCGCTCTAGATACGGCAGTGCTAGCATCCTTGCCGGCACCTATTTAAGGGTCACTGTTGGTGATGTTTTGGCGCGCAGCTGTATGTTTTGTGGGTGTATTACCGCGGATTGTCTCCTATTTGGTGTCCAATTTTAAAGATAGTTTTTAATGATGATATGCATGTATCTCGGAGGGAATCGATTCCATGGAGGAGGATGTAGACGGGAGCcgtatccttttttttttttttggaagcaAAAGCTAGCGCTACGATGCGGGACTTACactctgtttgtttgggcttctgctTTTGCTTTTAAGGTCCAAAAGCGGAAGCCCAAACAAACGGCACGAAATAGAAAAGCGATGTTAAAAAGCGCTTTGGCAAAATGAACTGCGCGAGCGAGCCAGACCGATAGCTGGTCGAGGGGTGCTTTCCCCAGCTTTTGCTGCTTCCTGAGAGGCAGCGGACAGAAATGCCCTCTTTACTTTGGGTTATTTACAAAAAAAACTGCCACCCCTCACTCGGCCCGCCCCGTTTCCTTCTCTCATTCTTTTCTTCCGTCTGTGCAACGACTGAGTGCTAGGGTTAGCCGTCGCCGTCCCccgtcgcccccccccccccaccgccGACGCCCTCCCCGCCGCCCTTCCTGGCGCCGCCGTCCGAGGCCTTCTCCCCCGCGTTGTTCCCGGCCTAATAGAGCTCGCGTCGTCGCCGATTCGGCCGGGTATCCACGGGCCGATCTCATCTCTGACCGCCGGCGGCAGGATCTCCTTGAGCGCCGGCGCCTCACCGTTTCTTCGATGCCGACCACCTCGGCCGCCCTGCTGcgctcttctccggcgccgacgaGCTCGTCCCCGTCAGCCGCCGGACACATGCGGTGCCGCCTCGCCATTCCCTTGTGCTTCTCCGGCGAGTACTGCTCCGACAACCTTGCcggttcttcttctccggcgagtatGCTCCGACCCCTCCCGTTCTCCGGAAACCACCTCTGCCTCCTTGCTCCTTGTTGTAGTTCCCACGGCCTGGTCGCACCGATCGTCTCATGAGACGGGCACAGGCAAGCTGCACCCGGGGCGATAGGCTtagaggtttttttttttgggtagGTGTAGGTTTGGCCTCGTGAGACCGTGATTAGCTAGGAAAGTAATGATTTTTCTTCCTAAACGTGTAGTATTTTCCTAGAATGTGCTTCGTGAAATAGGAAAGTTATCTTTCTAATTACCGTGATTGCCTAAAATAGGAGTACCAGGCTAGGAATGAGAAATACTATCTCAGCCCCGATCATGAGTAATGATATACCATAATTACCTTCGAGTTATTATAAGTAATAaatcatcctttatcgaaaaaattaccTTCGAGCTCTCAttttgtatgacgtacgaccaactgaaatataatagtaaagattatatATATCATTTTGCATGCTTCCTCGCGCTCATGAAGTATCTAACTTACAAGATTGCCTAGTTTACTAATACGCAGTGCCATGTCGCGTTGAGGTGTTTGCGTGTTGGCTTTGCTCATTCGGGTGACTTGGTTGTCGACTCGTATGGGTCAGGTGCAATCTCGGGGTCGGTGTTGTGTTGGTTGTTGTATCAGATTTTTGGACGTTTCACTTATAAACTGTTCAAGCTGTTTTCGATTTAATAAATGAAAAAGTCATTGGCTGGAttcaaaaacaaaaaatggaaagAGAAGAGATGGGGTTCAGCCGTTCAGGGCGCATCATGCATGGCACGCCTTGATGGATCAAGCTTCAAGTGCTCTGACGGTAGAGGTGCACCGGCAGGCGTGGTTCTGCGTGCAGCACCAATGGATTTGCCAAGCAGAGGTCTTGCTTGGACTCCATGAGATGGATGGCCGATACTCCAGCTGGTTTGGCCCATGTAAAGCCCTGTAGGAGCCTGCCTAAGAGCATGACGCTCATAGCTGTTCCTAGCGATGCTGCAATGCAACCACGGCGGCCGGTGCTGAAGGAGATGAACCTCAAGTCGTTCTCGATGAGCGCCACTTCGACGCCGTCTCCCATGTGGCGCTCCGGCTTGAAGCTGAGCGGGTCGTCCCAGACGGTCGGGTTTCGGCCCAGGCCGGTCCTGCTGAGGAGGAGGTGGCTTCCCTTGGGCACGCGGTAGCCGGCGACGATGGTGTCGGTGATGGCGACGTGCGGCACGTTGAAGGGAGCGATGGGATGCAGTCGAAACGCCTCGCGAATGCACGCCTTGAGGTAGTTAAGCTCGTGGATGTCGGACTCCTGCACCAGCCGCTCCCGACCGACCACCCGGTCCATCTCCTCCACCGCCTTGGCCAACAACTCCGGGTTGTTCACCATCTCTGCCAGTACCCACTCCACGGCGTTGGATGGATTGTCTATCGCTGCTAATACCATGTCCTGCATGCATTTATGACGGCTATTATCAGCTTCCATATATGTACATGCAAATCTGTATCAATATATAATTAATTAACCGCGAATGATTGCTTACCTTGCACATTGCTTTGACCTCCTCGACGGTAAGCAACGGGTTGCCATCCCCATCTTTGAGCGTGATGAGAACGTCGACGAAATCTTCCACCTCGTCCAGCCTCAGCTCGCCGCCCTTCCACTGCCTCCAACGCTCGTCAATGACCATGTCGTGTAGCCTATTCATCCTCGTGTTGGACTCCTTAACCACCTTCTCGTGGCCGTCGAGGTCAAGACCAAGCAGCCACGGGAGGTAGTCGCTGACacagaaggagaagaggatccccaCGGCGGTGAAGGAAGCGTCCATGTGCTCCACCTCCAGCGGCCCCGGTCCGCCGTCGGGCTGAGGTTCCCCGAAGTATCGCCTGCCGAAGACAAGCCGACGGATGACGTTGCAGCAGTAATGACGTGTGACGTGCCTAACATCAACATTGTTGGCGTCCGACGACCCCCTGGAGCTAGTGCCGGTGGCGAGGTTGTAGACATAGCTTGTGAAGTTGTCGGCCTCGTCGGCGCGCTTGTCGTGGAGCCACTTGTGGCGGGATGGGCAAACGATCTCGGAGGTGAACACCCGCCGCATCTTCTTCCACTGGTCCCCGAACGGCGAGAGCACCGCGTTCTTGTACCCGCAGCTGGCGGTTTCAGAGGCGAAGGTGAGCGGCCGAGACAAGAAGTTCGCGTCCTGCTTCTTGAGCACCTCCCTCGCTATCTTGGGGCAGGTGATGGGGATGACGTTGACACCGCCGAGGCGGAAGCAGGCGATGTCGGTGCCCATCTCCTTCATCAAAAGATGGATCCAACGGAACGCTGGCTTGTTGAGCATCATCTCAGGAAGGTTACCAACCACCGGCCACGGTAACGGCCCCGGTGGAAGCGGAACGGTTGCCGATGATGGGCCACTGCAGATCTTTCTCTTGGGCCCTAACGACCTGTGGACAATGTATACAAGCATTATTACGGCGAGCAGCAAGGACACAGCGGAGCAAGTTCCTAGCATTGTAACTTCAGTCTAGTTGGCCGGCCCGATCGATCTCAGCAGACAAGCTGTTCTCGCTCGAGGTCTCTATCTATGGATTTCGAGAGTGCTGAGGATGCGCCTTATGAATTTGGATGTGGATGACTATATGGACCATGCACCTTGTACAGATAAGAACAAAATAATGGTCCTTAAAGCTCCATGATAAACGTTGAAAATGGAGGCGAATCAAATGGTACTCCATGATAAACGTTGAAAATGGACTGTTAGTTAATGCTATTGATTAGCCTCTTCATTTTCACcttattcattaattaattataaaaTGGAGTAAATCGGCGCCTTATTTTTTTCCCTGAATCCAAGATTGATTGCATGCTTCCTTTGCAAAAACTGCTCTAAATAACTACTCTCGAAATGGAATACTTCACGTCCAGATAGATCGCTAACGTCTCATGCCTTTCTTCCTCGTAGTTGCTTCTTCCCTGAAAGAAGGGAAACAGATGCATTAGGCTgca from Lolium rigidum isolate FL_2022 unplaced genomic scaffold, APGP_CSIRO_Lrig_0.1 contig_49565_1, whole genome shotgun sequence encodes the following:
- the LOC124681626 gene encoding tyrosine N-monooxygenase-like produces the protein MLGTCSAVSLLLAVIMLVYIVHRSLGPKRKICSGPSSATVPLPPGPLPWPVVGNLPEMMLNKPAFRWIHLLMKEMGTDIACFRLGGVNVIPITCPKIAREVLKKQDANFLSRPLTFASETASCGYKNAVLSPFGDQWKKMRRVFTSEIVCPSRHKWLHDKRADEADNFTSYVYNLATGTSSRGSSDANNVDVRHVTRHYCCNVIRRLVFGRRYFGEPQPDGGPGPLEVEHMDASFTAVGILFSFCVSDYLPWLLGLDLDGHEKVVKESNTRMNRLHDMVIDERWRQWKGGELRLDEVEDFVDVLITLKDGDGNPLLTVEEVKAMCKDMVLAAIDNPSNAVEWVLAEMVNNPELLAKAVEEMDRVVGRERLVQESDIHELNYLKACIREAFRLHPIAPFNVPHVAITDTIVAGYRVPKGSHLLLSRTGLGRNPTVWDDPLSFKPERHMGDGVEVALIENDLRFISFSTGRRGCIAASLGTAMSVMLLGRLLQGFTWAKPAGVSAIHLMESKQDLCLANPLVLHAEPRLPVHLYRQST